Proteins encoded within one genomic window of Bradyrhizobium sp. AZCC 1719:
- the argH gene encoding argininosuccinate lyase codes for MSNKMWGGRFSERPDAIMEEINVSIDVDRHLYAQDIAASKAHAAMLAAQGIITASDAKNIGKGLDTILSEIGKGSFDFKRALEDIHMNVESRLSELIGPAAGRLHTARSRNDQVATDFRLYVRDTIDETDAALAAFQHALAARALEHAATVMPGFTHLQTAQPVTFGHHLLAYVEMVARDRGRFADARKRLNESPLGAAALAGTSFPIDRPATARALGFDRPMANSLDAVSDRDFVLETLSAASIAAVHMSRFAEEIVIWTSPLVGLVRLSDKFTTGSSIMPQKRNPDAAELVRAKTGRVIGALNGLLIVMKGLPLAYQKDMQEDKQGAMEAFSALSLAIRAMTGMVLDLVPDENRMKAAAGEGYATATDLADWLVRTLKMPFRDAHHVTGRIVALASKQGVALHELPLKAMQEVEPKITADALRVLSVEASVKSRTSYGGTAPKNVLSQAKAWLKRLEKERKSG; via the coding sequence ATGAGCAACAAGATGTGGGGCGGCCGGTTCAGCGAGCGCCCCGATGCGATCATGGAGGAAATCAACGTCTCGATCGACGTCGATCGTCACCTCTATGCCCAGGACATCGCGGCGTCCAAGGCCCACGCTGCAATGCTGGCCGCGCAAGGCATTATCACCGCGAGTGATGCGAAAAATATCGGCAAGGGTCTAGACACGATTTTGTCAGAGATCGGCAAGGGCTCGTTCGACTTCAAGCGCGCGCTCGAAGACATCCATATGAATGTCGAGAGTCGGCTTTCCGAATTGATAGGGCCCGCCGCTGGGCGGCTGCACACCGCGCGCTCACGCAATGACCAGGTGGCGACCGATTTCCGGCTCTATGTCCGCGACACGATCGACGAGACCGATGCGGCGCTAGCCGCCTTCCAGCACGCTTTGGCTGCCCGCGCGCTGGAGCATGCCGCAACCGTGATGCCGGGCTTCACCCATCTGCAGACCGCCCAGCCCGTCACCTTCGGGCATCATCTGCTCGCCTATGTCGAGATGGTGGCGCGCGACCGCGGCCGTTTTGCCGACGCGCGCAAGCGGCTGAACGAATCGCCGCTCGGCGCCGCGGCGCTCGCCGGAACCTCGTTTCCGATCGATCGCCCTGCCACCGCCAGGGCGCTCGGTTTCGACCGCCCCATGGCCAATTCGCTGGACGCGGTATCGGACCGCGACTTCGTGCTCGAAACCCTGTCGGCGGCGTCGATCGCGGCCGTGCACATGTCGCGCTTTGCCGAGGAAATCGTGATCTGGACCTCGCCGCTGGTGGGGCTGGTGCGGCTCTCCGACAAGTTCACCACCGGCTCCTCGATCATGCCGCAAAAGCGCAATCCGGACGCGGCCGAACTGGTGCGCGCCAAGACCGGCCGAGTGATCGGCGCGCTCAATGGGCTTTTGATCGTGATGAAAGGGCTGCCGCTCGCCTATCAAAAGGACATGCAGGAGGACAAGCAGGGCGCGATGGAGGCGTTTTCCGCGCTCTCGCTCGCGATTCGCGCGATGACCGGCATGGTCCTCGATCTCGTCCCCGACGAGAACAGGATGAAGGCCGCGGCCGGCGAGGGCTATGCCACCGCCACTGACCTCGCCGACTGGCTGGTGCGGACGCTGAAAATGCCGTTCCGCGACGCCCATCATGTTACCGGGCGAATCGTGGCGCTCGCGTCGAAGCAAGGCGTGGCGCTGCACGAATTGCCGCTGAAGGCGATGCAGGAAGTCGAGCCCAAGATCACAGCCGATGCCCTGCGCGTGCTGTCGGTGGAGGCCTCGGTCAAAAGCCGGACCAGCTATGGTGGCACCGCGCCGAAGAACGTGCTTTCGCAGGCCAAAGCCTGGCTGAAGCGGCTGGAAAAAGAGCGAAAATCGGGCTGA
- a CDS encoding 3-hydroxybutyryl-CoA dehydrogenase, with product MAVTIKKVGVIGSGQMGHGIAHVAALAGLDVVLNDVSDERLKSAMATINGHLSRQVAKQVITEDARKKALDRITSTETLDGLSDCDLVIETAVEKEEVKRKIFHELCAVLKPEAIVATNSSSISITRLAASTDRPERFIGIHFMNPVPQMELVELIRGIATDDLTFDTAREFVTKLGKQIAVSEDFPAFIVNRILLPMINEAIYTLYEGVGNVEAIDAAMKLGAHHPMGPLELADFIGLDTCLSIMQVLHEGLADSKYRPCPLLVKYVEAGWLGRKTQRGFYDYRGDKPVPTR from the coding sequence ATGGCGGTGACAATCAAGAAGGTCGGCGTGATCGGCTCGGGCCAGATGGGCCACGGGATTGCGCATGTGGCGGCGCTCGCCGGCTTGGACGTGGTGCTCAACGACGTCTCCGACGAACGGCTGAAATCGGCGATGGCGACCATCAACGGTCATTTGTCGCGCCAGGTTGCCAAGCAGGTCATCACCGAGGACGCGCGCAAGAAGGCGCTGGACCGGATTACCTCCACCGAGACGCTCGACGGGCTTTCGGATTGCGATCTTGTGATCGAGACCGCGGTCGAAAAGGAAGAGGTCAAACGCAAGATCTTTCACGAACTCTGCGCGGTATTGAAGCCGGAAGCGATCGTCGCCACCAACTCCTCGTCGATCTCGATCACCCGGCTCGCCGCCTCGACCGACCGTCCCGAGCGCTTCATCGGCATTCATTTCATGAATCCGGTGCCGCAGATGGAGCTGGTCGAGCTGATCCGCGGCATCGCCACCGACGATTTGACATTCGACACCGCCAGGGAATTCGTCACGAAACTCGGCAAGCAGATCGCGGTGTCGGAGGATTTCCCGGCCTTCATCGTTAACCGCATCCTGCTGCCGATGATCAACGAGGCGATCTACACGCTCTATGAAGGCGTCGGCAACGTCGAGGCGATCGACGCCGCCATGAAGCTCGGCGCGCACCATCCGATGGGGCCGCTGGAACTGGCGGATTTCATCGGGCTCGATACCTGTCTGTCGATCATGCAGGTGCTGCATGAGGGGCTGGCGGATTCGAAATACCGGCCGTGCCCGCTGCTGGTGAAATATGTCGAGGCCGGCTGGCTGGGGCGCAAGACGCAGCGCGGCTTCTACGACTACCGCGGCGACAAACCGGTCCCGACGCGCTGA
- a CDS encoding putative motility protein, protein MDMMAMVSSMLAMQAAGTQQQIQTSIIKQNADAEKAAVQTLLGAPSTANLAPGVGGNLNIAA, encoded by the coding sequence ATGGATATGATGGCTATGGTTTCGAGCATGCTTGCGATGCAGGCGGCGGGCACGCAGCAGCAGATCCAGACCTCGATCATCAAGCAGAATGCAGACGCCGAGAAGGCCGCGGTTCAGACGCTGCTCGGCGCGCCCTCGACCGCCAATCTCGCCCCCGGCGTCGGCGGCAACCTCAATATTGCGGCCTGA
- the lptM gene encoding LPS translocon maturation chaperone LptM: protein MISNYRPSSSGWAIILLSVTALALGGCGRKGGLDLPPSAPPQAQATSDTEAERAAQPGVFNSTYGSEAGPSAPKGGKKKFVLDPLLD from the coding sequence GTGATCAGTAACTACCGCCCGTCATCATCGGGATGGGCCATCATCCTGTTGAGCGTGACCGCGCTCGCACTCGGGGGCTGCGGACGCAAGGGCGGGCTCGATTTGCCGCCAAGCGCGCCGCCGCAGGCTCAGGCCACGTCGGATACCGAGGCCGAGCGCGCGGCGCAGCCCGGCGTCTTCAATTCGACCTATGGATCCGAGGCGGGCCCCAGCGCCCCCAAGGGCGGCAAGAAGAAATTCGTTCTCGAT
- a CDS encoding electron transfer flavoprotein subunit alpha/FixB family protein, producing the protein MTTLLIAEHDNASIKDATTKALTAAAALGADVHVLVAGENAKGAADAAAKLAGIKKVLLADNAVYAHDLAEPLAALIVSLAPGYDAFVAPATSRFKNVMPRVAALLDVMQVSEIIKVVSPDTFERPIYAGNAIQTVKSKDAKKVITVRTSTFAAAGEGGSAPVEDVAAAADPGLSSFIGEEVAKSDRPELTSAKIIVSGGRAMQSRENFAKYIEPLADKLSAGVGASRAAVDAGYAPNDWQVGQTGKVVAPELYVAIGISGAIQHLAGMKDSKVIVAINKDEDAPIFQVADYGLVADLYQAVPELTDALGKLGK; encoded by the coding sequence ATGACGACGCTATTGATTGCCGAACACGACAACGCGTCGATCAAGGATGCGACCACCAAGGCGCTGACGGCAGCCGCTGCGCTCGGCGCCGACGTGCACGTGCTGGTCGCCGGCGAGAACGCCAAGGGTGCGGCCGATGCCGCAGCCAAGCTTGCCGGCATCAAGAAGGTGCTGCTGGCGGACAATGCCGTCTATGCCCATGATCTAGCCGAGCCGCTGGCCGCGCTGATCGTGTCGCTGGCCCCTGGCTATGACGCCTTCGTCGCGCCTGCGACCTCGCGCTTCAAGAACGTGATGCCGCGCGTCGCAGCTCTGCTCGACGTGATGCAGGTGTCCGAGATCATCAAGGTGGTTTCGCCCGATACCTTCGAGCGGCCGATCTATGCCGGCAACGCGATCCAGACGGTGAAGTCCAAGGACGCCAAGAAGGTCATCACGGTGCGGACTTCGACCTTTGCCGCGGCGGGTGAGGGCGGCAGTGCTCCGGTGGAGGACGTCGCCGCTGCGGCTGATCCGGGCCTCTCCAGCTTCATCGGCGAAGAGGTGGCAAAGAGCGACCGTCCGGAACTGACCTCGGCAAAAATCATCGTTTCCGGCGGCCGCGCCATGCAGAGCCGCGAGAACTTTGCCAAATATATCGAGCCGCTCGCCGACAAGCTCAGCGCCGGCGTCGGCGCCTCTCGCGCCGCGGTCGATGCCGGCTATGCGCCCAACGACTGGCAGGTTGGCCAGACCGGCAAGGTGGTCGCTCCGGAACTATATGTCGCAATCGGCATCTCCGGCGCGATCCAGCATCTCGCCGGCATGAAGGATTCCAAGGTGATCGTTGCGATCAACAAGGATGAAGACGCGCCGATCTTCCAGGTCGCCGATTACGGCTTGGTCGCGGACCTCTATCAGGCGGTTCCTGAACTGACCGACGCGCTCGGCAAGCTCGGCAAGTAA
- the tlpA gene encoding thiol:disulfide interchange protein TlpA, producing MPEMSPPRPAPRRRIPIAIGAVAAAGVVGLGAFYGLGSFKRGTGGDPSCAAAVELARRISPLAHGEVAALTMATTPLRLPDLAFEDAEGKPRKLSEWRGKTVLVNLWATWCVPCRKEMPALENLQAKLGGKDFEVVAINIDTRDPEKPKNFLKEANLTRLGYFADQKAKVFQDLKNIGKALGMPTSVLVDGQGCEIATLAGPAEWASEDAIKLIKGAMQPMKAGP from the coding sequence ATGCCCGAAATGTCCCCGCCCCGCCCCGCCCCGAGGCGCCGGATCCCGATCGCCATCGGCGCGGTGGCGGCTGCGGGCGTGGTCGGATTGGGCGCATTCTACGGGCTCGGCAGCTTCAAGCGCGGAACGGGCGGCGATCCGTCCTGTGCGGCAGCCGTCGAACTGGCCCGCAGGATATCGCCATTGGCGCATGGCGAGGTGGCCGCGCTGACCATGGCGACGACCCCATTGCGGCTGCCCGACCTCGCCTTCGAGGATGCCGAGGGCAAGCCGAGGAAGCTGTCGGAATGGCGCGGCAAGACCGTGCTGGTGAACCTGTGGGCCACCTGGTGCGTGCCTTGTCGCAAGGAAATGCCGGCGCTGGAGAACCTGCAGGCCAAGCTCGGCGGCAAGGATTTCGAGGTGGTCGCCATCAACATCGACACCCGCGACCCCGAGAAGCCGAAGAACTTCCTCAAAGAGGCCAATCTGACCCGGCTCGGCTATTTCGCCGATCAGAAAGCCAAGGTTTTTCAGGATCTTAAGAACATAGGCAAGGCGCTGGGCATGCCTACTTCAGTGCTGGTCGATGGCCAGGGCTGCGAGATCGCCACCCTTGCCGGCCCCGCCGAATGGGCCAGCGAGGACGCCATCAAGCTGATCAAGGGCGCGATGCAGCCGATGAAGGCGGGGCCTTAG
- a CDS encoding electron transfer flavoprotein subunit beta/FixA family protein, with the protein MKVLVPVKRVVDFNVKVRVKSDGTGVELANVKMSMNPFDEIAVEEALRLKEAGKATEVVVVSIGPAQASETIRTGLAMGADRGILVKAEGNVEPLAVAKLLKAVADAEKPGLIILGKQAIDDDSNQTGQMLAALLGWSQATFASKLEVEGSDFKVTREVDGGLQTVKLKGPAIVTTDLRLNEPRYASLPNIMKAKKKPIDDKSAADYGVDLTPHLEVLKTAEPPGRKGGVKVKDVAELVSKLKTEAGVL; encoded by the coding sequence ATGAAGGTTCTTGTGCCGGTAAAGCGGGTGGTCGATTTCAACGTCAAGGTCCGCGTCAAGAGCGACGGAACCGGCGTGGAACTCGCTAACGTGAAGATGTCGATGAATCCATTCGACGAAATCGCCGTCGAGGAAGCGTTGCGGCTGAAGGAAGCCGGCAAGGCGACCGAGGTGGTGGTGGTGTCGATTGGCCCGGCGCAGGCCTCGGAGACGATCCGGACCGGTCTCGCCATGGGCGCCGACCGCGGCATCCTCGTCAAGGCCGAAGGTAATGTCGAGCCGCTGGCGGTCGCGAAGCTTCTCAAAGCCGTAGCGGATGCCGAGAAGCCCGGCCTCATCATTCTCGGCAAGCAGGCGATCGATGACGACTCGAACCAGACCGGCCAGATGCTGGCCGCGCTGCTCGGCTGGTCGCAGGCGACGTTTGCCTCCAAGCTCGAAGTTGAAGGCTCCGACTTCAAGGTTACGCGCGAGGTCGACGGCGGCCTGCAGACCGTGAAGCTGAAGGGACCGGCGATCGTCACCACCGACCTGCGGCTGAACGAGCCGCGCTATGCGTCGCTGCCCAACATCATGAAGGCGAAGAAGAAGCCGATCGACGACAAGAGCGCCGCCGATTACGGCGTCGATCTCACGCCGCATCTCGAAGTGCTCAAGACAGCGGAACCGCCCGGTCGCAAGGGCGGCGTCAAGGTCAAGGACGTCGCTGAGCTCGTTTCCAAACTCAAGACCGAAGCCGGGGTTCTCTGA